The genomic region CACCAGGCTCACTGATGTCTGGAAAGGAGCTGCAGCGTGAAAAATCTTCAGACATCCCATCAAGAAGCTCCTCTTCCCTGGTATCTACCAGCAGTAGGCCCTGCAAGCGGAAGATTCCCCTGCCGCTTTTTCTGCTGCTGCCGGGACTGAGGTCGCCCCTGCCGCTGACAAGGGATCGAGGTGAGTGGCCCCCTCCTCCTAAGCTTCCGTGCCTAGCTGCTGCCAAAAACCCAGGCACCTTTGTTAACAtagttaagtctctctctctcagaactaGCCCATTTAGCTCCGGGTTCCTTAGCGCACCCGACGCACTTACACAGCATTTAAGAGCTTTGCACAACTGGAAGgtcacatctttatttcttatcgCAGGAACACAACTTCTGTAAACTTTATTTCTGTCAGAACCTGTCTCGCCAAGCCGTGGCTGGAAGAAGCTCTGGATACAGATCAGGGGCAGAGGGTTGTCAGGAGCGGCGCCCAGTCCACCCCGCGGAGGCGGTCGGCGTTAAGTCCAGCAGGCCCTCCCGCAGGGAGGCGCGCACGGCGGGCAGAGGCTTCGAGTCCTGCATCTACCAGCAGTAGGCCCTGCAAGCGGAAGATTCCCCTGCCGCTTTTTCTGCTGCTGCCGGGACTGAGGTCGCCCCTGCCGCTGACAAGGGATCGAGGTGAGTGGCCCCCTCCTCCTAAGCTTCCGTGCTTAGCTGCTGCCAAAAACCCAGGCACCTTTGTTAACAtagttaagtctctctctctcagaactaGCCCATTTAGCTCCGGGTTCCTTAGCGCACCCGACGCACTTACACAGCATTTAAGAGCTTTGCACAACTGGAAGgtcacatctttatttcttatcgCAGGAACACAACTTCTGTAAACTTTATTTCTGTCAGAACCTGTCTCGCCAAGCCGTGGCTGGAAGAAGCTCTGGATACAGATCAGGGGCAGAGGGTTGTCAGGAGCGGCGCCCAGTCCACCCCGCGGAGGCGGTCGGCGTTAAGTCCAGCAGGCCCTCCCGCAGGGAGGCGCGCACGGCGGGCAGAGGCTTCGAGTCCTGCAGCGCGCACAGGTCCTCACAGCGCGAGAAGAGGTCGACCGCGCTGTCCAGGCGCAGCTTCACCGAGTGATCATGGCCCGAGCGCGGCCTCGGGGACGCTGGCTGCGGACACGATGCCCACACCCGCCTTGGGGCCACGGGTCGCCTCCCGGCCCCTCGGGCGCCCATCGCCCGGCGGCTGCGGCCCCGCAGCCTGCGCAGGACCGGCGACGCAGGGCCACGGGCCCCAGCTAGGCCGGCCCCTCGATGCCGCGCTGCCGCGCGGCCTCCCACCCACAACACCGGCCGTTGGCGCCGACCTCATTGGCCTCCGCGCCGCGGGccagtatattaattttgttttttgtgtttttggtcACAATTTTTTACAACCATCTCCAGAACACTTCAttgtgcaaaactgaaactctgtacccattaaacaactattttttcagaataatatttgaaattgccttttaaaaaaattgaagtatagttaatttacaacgttgtgttagtttcaagtatagtggagtgattcagttttatgtgtGAGTGtatgcatatattctttttcagattctttaaacAACTCTTCATTCTCTCCTTCGCTCaggccctggaaaccaccattctattttctaccTCTAAGAATTTGGCTGTTCTAGATACCTTATGCAGGTGGAAttatatagcatttgtctttttgcaactggctgatttcacttagcataatgtcctcaaggttcatccatattgtagcatgtgtcagaatttcattccttttaaggaTGAATACTATTCTAttatatgtgtataccacattttgttcattcatctgtcaagggatacttgggttgcttacccattttggctattgtgaataatgctgctacgaatatgggtgtacaaatatctctttgatatttgcaccctgctttcaattcttttgggtttccacaaagaagtggaattgctggatcatatagtatttctatttttaattttttgggaaATTGCCATACCACAGCAAATGTACCATTtgggttttttgctttgttttgttttgttttgtttggccacacagtgtggcatgcgggatcttagttccccgaccaaagattgaacccgtgcccctactttgggagcacagagtcttaaccactggaccgccaaggaagtctcagttttctgggttttttggtaGTAGCCGTCCTAATGGGtatgagatggtatctcattgtggttttgatttgcatttccctaatgattagtgatattgagcatcttttcatgtactttttagtcatctgtatatcttctttggagagatgtctattgaagtcccttgctctttttttttttttttttttagtatttatttatttggctgcatcgggtcttagttgcagcacgcgggatcttttttttttttttagttgcagcatgcgaactcttatttgcggcatgtgggatccagttccctgaccagggattgaacctgggccccctacattgggagcatggagtcttagccactggaccaccagggaagtcccccttgcccattttttaattgggttgtttatttttttgttgctgtcacatattttgtatgttgacCTCTACTGGATATATGACCGCAAAATAGCTTTTTATAATTGATGTGTTTGAACCAGGATCCAACAGAGTCACACTATATTAGTATATTTTATTGTCTAATCTGGAGGAAATCCCTGTCCCTGTTTCTTTCCCTTGCCCTTGACTTGTGGCAGAATCCAAGTCCATTGTCATGTAgatttgtaattttgtattttaccttTGCTGCTGCCCTCCAAAATTTCCTGCTTTTGCCTTGGATAATTTCATCAGTGAATTTTCCCTTTAGGAAAAAGAATTTCTCTATCAAAAGTTCCTAggggattaaaacaaaaatgagaagagGAAGCTTTCTCGGTATCTGGGAACCTACCTTTGGGGAGGTGGGCACTGGAGGAAGGTGAGAGGGGTGTGAGGATTAGATGGGATTGAGCTGAGCGCATTCAGGTCACCATCTTGACCTGAGAGAACAGGGGCTTTCCCCATGACGTGACTGGTGTTGCCCAGAGAGCCCTCTCCATGACCAGGAGCAGACCCAAAGACGGTCCCCCCAGCCATGGGGGCACAAGGCAGATCCCATGGGCCCTGCTGGGACCACACTGAGGCTTTGTTCCCAAGGGGACACTGGAGAGGAAGGTCTGGCCTCAGGGGGACTTTCTAGGAGTCCTGAGTGTACAGAGGCAAGGCTGGGAAGCCTCCAGCATCCAGGAGGCTCAGGAGCCAGGACATGGTAATAGAGAGACCAGTGAGAGAAAAGCTGTAGTCGCTGAAAATATCTGGGCACTCTAAAAGGTCACCAGAGTTATCTCTGGGATTAGGATtatgggtatttttttcttcatattttctaatttttctcaagTGAACAGTAAAAATGTTGtgcattctatttaaaaataggtCGATCCTTTCAGGATTAACACAGATATGCCCAAGGATGGCCATTACTGGTAACAACTGCATTCTCCGGAGATCTGTGATCTGGAGTGGGGACTCTCCAGACTCTCCTTGGAGCCTAGGAGAGCAGCCCCTCCCGCTGGCCGGGCCAGGACCCAGGAGTGTAGCACAATCCCCAGAAGACCAAGCTTGGCAGAGGCAAGCAGTGTCCCCAGCGTCGGTAGCTGAGCTGCTGTTTCCAGTTCTGCCTGCAGCCCTGGTGAGGATTGGACCCTGTGAGGAGGAGGCCCAGCCTTAAGGAAGTTCCTGGCAAACCCACTGGAACCTACCCAAGGGCCCAGTTTCGTGTACCCAGGAGAGCGTTATCCCAAGTAACTGCTTCCAAACTCCTTCCAGACACAAATGAAACCTGCTACTCCCAAAGTAGAGAACTCTTTATTATAAACCTAGGATACAGAAAGGGAAGTTATAAACAGAGGCATTTCTCAGCTCTCTTTGAAATTCTCACAATGAATACAAACAGGTGtgaaagatactttttttttttttaagttgttaatttttttttgtctttattgagtttgttacaatattgcttctgtttcatgttttggttttttggccctgaggcatgtgggatcttagctctcccccaccaggtatcgaacccacaccccctgcactggaaggcgaagtcttaaccactgagtgccagggaagtccctgaaagatACTTTCttgaaagagttttaaaatacttcCCAGTATCAAAGTGGGGATAGGTACCTAGTAGCTAAGTGCTTCATCAAGATCATGCAGAGAGGGGCCTCCAGTCCCTCTTGAGACCCTGAGGGAAGGTACTTGGTTTGCCCCAGCCCTTGCTGGAAGTGGAGCAGAGAAGGCATACATTTGCTATTAGATTTAGGGTCCCGGGTCCTATCCTGGCACAGAGACCTGAGACCATGACATTTTCTCCTTGAAGGAGAGCTTAAGGGAAACCAACGTACAAATCCCCCAAGGAGGGAAAAACAGCTGTCACAGCTAACTTGCTCTGTGAGTTCAAGCAGCTCTTTCCTTGCTCTGTGCTTCACTGAAGGCATAAATGCTGGCATAATGGGTCCTTTCCAGAGTCTGGTTCCAAtgaagagggaaacagaaaaagaatacaagatTGTCCCATCTTAGTCCAGGGTTAGGCCCCCTCTCTGGTGGGACTGTCCCACCCAGCTGTTCCTGGCAGCTGTATCCAGGGAAATGTGTGCATGAAGATGCCTGTACGTGTCTGCATGAGGGTGCCTGTGCACGTatatatgtgtctctgtgtgtgagcTTGTATGTGTCCATGTGCCTACAAGCTTTGGGGCAAGAGGCTCTTGTGTGGTCACTGTTTGTAAACTAGTCCAAGCAAATAACTTTGTAAGGCAATTAAGTGCAGAAGATTGGTGGGAAAGTTCTCTGTGGGTGGCCCAGGGAGGAAGGCTTCCTGCTCACACCACCATGGTGACCTAGCTCCAGAACCCAAACTTGATGGAGATGCCAGAAGACGGGATCCCATCTCATGCAGGGCAGAGCTGAGAGCAGGACCACAGGCAACCCATAGGTGGAAGTGAAAAGCAGCCCCAGACGCTCAGGCCAGTCTCTTGGGGACTTATCACAGGGAAGGTgtgcagaggctgggaggagTCAAAGAGGCAGATGAGAGGTGGACCCTTGGGGAATCAGGCTCAATGTAGGACCTCCCTATGCTGGGCCAGCCTGCTTCCCCATCTGTcccctggggcaggaggaagtgGGATGTGAGGTGGGGCAACAGGGCCCCAAAGCATCCGTAGGCACCATTGTGGAAGCAGCTGCCCCAGCAGTGCCATGGTCCCAGCAGTGGCCAGCACGTTGCCCAGGCAGCTAGCTCTCTCTCAGCCAAGATTTGTCTCCTGTCCCCAGGAGACTCAGAACAGTGCTTCACCATTTCCCACAATCATTAGAACACAGCTACTGCCTGTTCCCCTCACCCTACTTAGTTctcaggtggagaaactgaggcctaagaTGTGTGGATGGGTCAGAGCTGGCTCTTCTGGTCTTCCTCTTAGTCCCAGCTGGCTCTGGTTTTTACTGTCCTGGCTGATAACAGCAAGTGGGCGTGCCACTTGCAGCCACATGTTCTATGCAGGACATGAGATGTGACGTCCAGATATGTACAATGGCTGCAGCTGTGTCTGTGGAGTTGGCATGTCCAGGAATCAAGAGGCCAGTGGAGCACAGAATCCCCGTACAACTGCAGGTGGAGGCAGGGGTAGAAGTACACGTACAGGCAGACAGATGCACACACTCCCAGGGACTCAGGGCAGTTCAGGGCAGGGACAGGGCCTTGGCGAGGCGAGTCCAGAACCAGGACTTGGTGCAGGGGTTGGTGTAGTCGCAGACAGTGATGAACCGCAGGATGCTGGGGAACTCTTTCTTCATTGACTTGTACTTGATGGGGATCAGTCGCTTCTGATGGGCACCTGCAAGCCAAAGGGTACAGAGCTGGCACCAGGCGCTCACAGTGGGGTGGGACCAATCCTCAGTCCAGGGGTTAACAACATCCCTCTCCCAACTAAGCACCCCTGGTACATATTCACCCACACAAAGGGCACTCATGTGCATGCACACTTATGTGCAGAGACCTGCCCAAGTTCCTTGATGCTCTATCCGTGGCCCTTGGTGAGGGAAGGCTGGCATCTTGAGGCCCCGCCCACTTCTCTGTGGCAAGGGCAGGGCTGAGCTTACCTGGAGAGAGGCTGAGTGCAAACTTAGTCTGGAAGTCACATTCCTTGCTTTGCAAGTAATCATCAGAGACAACCACCACCATCCGACGGCACCTAAGGGAGAGCGGGCAGGCTGTAGACACTGAGGTGACCTAGTTCAGCATATCCCCAGGGGACAGCCTTGGGAGGAGCCCACTGTGCCCAGGCTAGACAGGGTCCAAGTGGGAGGATCCCAGCATTGGGATCCCTGGCAGGGCTTTGTACACCCACCCACTTGCCCCCTGGCCAGCTAGCCAACCTCTTTTCAATGAGTTCACTGGCGATGGACCAGACGCAGGTGCCAGGCAGGACGTCGCGGTCAGACACACACAACTTCAGCCGATGGTTTGTCTGTTCCAGCTCCCGGATCATCTCCTGTACAAACTGGATATCGCTGGGGCAGTAGCAGATGAAGGCGTCAAAACGCTCAGGCATTTGCCCTGGGTGCAGAGCACAAGGGTGATGGTCAGAGCCCTACAGGAAGGCTGGGGAGGAGCCCAGCCAGGTGCCCCCAGCCTAAGCGACCGTGATCCTGGCCCCTACACAATCCTGAGATGACATTACTCAGAGAAAGTGCCTTTCCCAGGAGCGGAAAGATGAGCACCTCCTTACCACCCCAGGCCAAACCCTAAATTGACCATGAGATAGACACATCATTTCATGAAAatctcataccaaaaccagacgtagaactttattattcccatttcttaggaaattgaagctcagagagattaagtgacttgcccaaggtgccACAGTCCATCTGCTTTCAACATCCATGCTTTCAACACCACAATGTCCTATGGCCCAGGGGGGCAGTACTGGGCCCTTACCCAGGGGGTCATCGCAAATGGTGATGCCCGCTGGATCTCTCGTCCGAGGGATGCTGCTGTCTACAGAGTCCACCTGTAAAGGCTTCTCAGatgcctcctgctgctgcttcagAATATACTTTTGGCAATCCTCCTCTGTGGGGAAGAGACAAGGTGTGGCCAGCTCCCAGCAGGTATCCCACGCCTCTACCCACGGTCAGGATCCAGCCCCTGTCCCACCTCCCTGGCTGTGTTGTCCTCCAGGGCTTCTCTAGCCCAGTGGTGCCATCACAGTTCAACAGCTGTGAAAAGATGACCTTCCACCTGGCTCTGGCCATCCTAAAGGGATGTCAGTGGTGTTCTGGCCATGAGGGAAGCCATCAAG from Physeter macrocephalus isolate SW-GA unplaced genomic scaffold, ASM283717v5 random_1490, whole genome shotgun sequence harbors:
- the MYD88 gene encoding myeloid differentiation primary response protein MyD88 isoform X2, with translation MAEGGSDAGSAPPTPSLSSLPLAALNVRVRRRLSLFLNLRAHVAADWTALAEEMGFEYLEIRRLETHADPTGSLLDDWQGRPGASVGRLLELLGKLGRDDLLMELGPSIEEDCQKYILKQQQEASEKPLQVDSVDSSIPRTRDPAGITICDDPLGQMPERFDAFICYCPSDIQFVQEMIRELEQTNHRLKLCVSDRDVLPGTCVWSIASAVGWWWLSLMITCKARNVTSRLSLHSASLQVPIRSD
- the MYD88 gene encoding myeloid differentiation primary response protein MyD88 isoform X1, yielding MAEGGSDAGSAPPTPSLSSLPLAALNVRVRRRLSLFLNLRAHVAADWTALAEEMGFEYLEIRRLETHADPTGSLLDDWQGRPGASVGRLLELLGKLGRDDLLMELGPSIEEDCQKYILKQQQEASEKPLQVDSVDSSIPRTRDPAGITICDDPLGQMPERFDAFICYCPSDIQFVQEMIRELEQTNHRLKLCVSDRDVLPGTCVWSIASELIEKRCRRMVVVVSDDYLQSKECDFQTKFALSLSPGAHQKRLIPIKYKSMKKEFPSILRFITVCDYTNPCTKSWFWTRLAKALSLP